The nucleotide window TGCGGCCTTTATCTTTGTTCTTTCTGCACTAAAAATTCCATCCGTGACAGGCTCTTGTTCGCATCCGACTGGTGTTGGCCTTGCGACAGTTATGTTCGGTCCGCTCGTTGTTAGTGTTCTAGGCGTGATTGTACTACTTTTCCAAGCGTTATTACTTGCTCACGGCGGGATTACAACCCTTGGTGCGAACGCAATGTCAATGGCTGTAATTGGCCCAATGGTCGGTTTTGTCGTGTATAAACTAGCTCGTAAATTAAACTGCAATAAAAGTGTTTCGATTTTCTTATGTGCGATGACAGCTGACTTAGCGACCTACTTAACCACCAGCGTTCAGCTCGGAGTCGTTTTCCCAGATCCAGCATCAGGCATGATGGCTTCTATTCTAAAATTCATGGCGATTTTCTGTGTGACTCAAGTTCCAATCGCGATTGCAGAAGGCTTGCTAACAGTAGTTATGTACAATCTTATTAGCAAAAATTTACCAGAAAAGGTGGCACAATTACGATGAAAAAAATAAATATTAATGTCATTTTAATTCTATTAGTTGTTTTGTTAATGGTGAGTCCGTTTTTCTTCAATAAAACAGGGGAGTATGGCGGTTCTGACGGGGAAGCCGAAGCAGAAATTACTAAAATTGACCCAAGCTATGAACCATGGTTTGAACCACTTTATGAACCAAAAAGTGGCGAAATTGAAAGTTTATTATTTACACTGCAAGGCTGTATCGGAACAGGAATTATCGCTTATGTCATTGGTGTGAGTCGTGGCAAGCGGAAAGCTGAGACCGATGTTAACCATTGATAAATATGCGTATCAAAACCGGTGGATTGCGTTTTCACCATCAGCAAAAGCTTTATTTTATGTCGCAATTCTCATAGTCGCGTTAACCGGCCCCGTGCTCGTCCAAGCCATCCTATTCTTGTGCATGGTGCCACTAACGCTCTATGTCGTAAAAATTCATTTTAAACAATATTTGAAATGGCTCCTTTTACCATTTTCATTTCTACTTTTTAGTTTACTATCGATTCTTATTTCGATTTCCAAAGATCCAAGTAGTTTTCTCGCTTCGATTTCGCTTGGCAGTTTTTATCTCGGGATTTCTGATGTGACGATTACGACGGCGACCCAAGTTTTTTTCCGAAGTATCGCTTGCTTAGCCGCAACATACTTTTTCGTCCTAACCGTTCCCGTGGTACAATTAACAAGAGTAATGAAGCGAATTTTTATCCCCAAAGTGCTCATTGAACTAACGATTTTAATTTACCGTTTTATCTTTATTTTCTTAGAAGAAGCAGCGGCGATTCGAAAAGCACAGAGCCTTCGCTTTGGTTATCACGGCATAAAAAATAGTTATTGTTCATTTGGAATGCTCGTAAATACTTTATTTAATCGTGTAATGAAAAGATATAATGAAATGGTTGTAACACTTGATGTGAAGCTATATCAAGGAGAATTTCATATCTAGGAGGAAGCCAATTTGCTTAAAACAGAACATATTTCATTCCAATACGAAGATGGCAAACAAGCCTTAACGGATGTTTCAATTGATTTAGAAAAAGGCAATATTATCGGCCTTATTGGTGCGAATGGCTCCGGTAAATCGACACTTTTTATGCAGCTATTAGGCATTAACAAGCCAACTTCTGGTAAAGTTTATTTTGACGGAAAACCACTTTCTTACGATAAAAAAGCACTGTTTGCTTTGCGGAAAAAAGTGAGCATCGTTTTCCAAGATCCGGATCAACAAATCTTTTATTCGAATGTGCGTGACGATGTGGCTTTTGCGCTTAGAAATTTAGGCGTGAGTGAAAGTGAAGTAGAATCGCGCGTGACGAATGTGCTTGAGATTGTTGGTGCAACGGAATTTCAAAATAAACCAGTCCAATATTTAAGTTATGGCCAAAAAAAACGTGTCGCGATTGCCGGCGCCCTTGTTCTTGACACAGATTGGTTACTGCTAGATGAACCAACCGCCGGACTTGATCCCATCGGCAAAAAAATCATGATGGAAATTATCGAACGTCTGGCAAATCAAGGGAAAAAGATCCTTATTTCAAGCCATGATATCGATTTAATTTATGAAATATGCGATTACGTGTATATGTTAAAAGATGGAGCTGTTCTCACAAACGGGGAAACAAGCAGTGTTTTCTTAGAGAAAAGCAATATCGAACAAGCAGGTTTAGTTCAGCCCTGGTTAATCAAATTACACCAACAAGCTGGCTATCCACTGTTCAAAAAAGAAGCCGATTTTTTCGCGCATACGGGGAAGGTGACTGATTAATGGTAAAGCAAATAATGATTCAAGGCACGGCTTCCGACGCGGGAAAAAGCGTGCTAGTTGCGGGATTATGCCGTCTGTTCAAAAATAAAGGCAAGCGAGTCGTTCCGTTTAAATCGCAAAATATGTCGCTTAATTCTTTTATTACAGCAACCGGGGATGAAATGGGGCGGGCGCAAGTGTTCCAAGCAGAAGCGGCCGGCGTGTTCCCAGATGTCCGGATGAATCCCGTGTTACTTAAACCGACCAATGATCGCCAGTCACAAGTCATTTTTATGGGTTCGATTTTAGATAATATGGATGCCGTGACGTACCACGATTTCAAACAAACACTTATCCCAAAAATCCAAGCAGTTTACCAGAGTTTGGCGGATGAAAATGATATTATTGTACTAGAAGGTGCCGGAAGCCCTGCCGAAATCAATTTAAACGACCGCGATATCGTGAATATGGGCATGGCAAAAATGGTCGATGCACCCGTCGTTTTAGTGGCGGATATCGACAAAGGTGGCGTGTTTGCTTCGATTTATGGCACAATCATGCTCTTGAAAGAAGAAGAACGTGCTAGGATTAAAGGGGTAATCATCAATAAATTCCGCGGCGATGTGGCGCTTTTGCAACCGGGGATTGATATGATTGAAGAACTCACGAATGTCCCAGTTATCGGCGTCATCCCATATGCGCATCTCCAACTGGAAGAAGAGGACAGTGTGTCACTTAGCGGAAAAAACTACGTGCCAGACAGTTCAGCTTTGCTTGATATTGCGATTATTTGTTTACCACGCATATCTAATTTCACAGATTTCCATATTCTAGAAATTCAACCGGAGATAAGTGTGCGTTACATACGAAGCTTAGCTGATTTTGGAAATCCAGATTTAGTGATTATTCCTGGCAGTAAAAATACGCTAGAAGATATGGCCTTTCTCGAAGAATCCGGATTGAAAAAAGCCATTCAAAACTACGCTGAAAATGCTGGAAAAGTGATTGGGATTTGCGGTGGCTATCAAATGCTCGGTCAAAAGATGCTCGATCCAAATCAAGTGGAAAGTAAACAACTCGAAATTGCTGGACTTGGCTTATTAGACACCGAAACCATTTTCCATGACCAAAAACGTACTACCCAAATTACTGGCGTGACACTTTCCGGCGAGCCAGTTGAAGGATACGAAATCCATATGGGCCAGACAAAACGCGGCGAGAACACCAACCCATTTTGCGAAATTAAAGCAGTGAACAGCAACCAAGAAATCCATCAAGACGGCGCCATTTCCGCTAACAAAAATATCATTGGAACTTACATCCACGGTATTTTTGATAACGCCATTTTCTTAGGAAATCTCTTCAACGAACTACTAGCACACAAAAACAAATCAATTTATCCACATGAAATCATCAAACTGAAAGAACACAAAGAACAAGAATATAACAAACTAGCGGCCCTTTTAGAAGCAAATATCCAAATGGACCAATTAGAAAAAATCATGAAAGGAGAAAAAATATGCGTATCTACACCAAAACCGGCGATAAAGGAATGACCAGAATTATCGGGGGGAGCAAAGTAAGTAAAGACAATATTCGCATTGATGCATACGGCACCTTGGATGAACTTAATTCGCTCATCGGTTACACAATAACAACCCTTGGAAGTGAACCAGAAATCCAAGCCGAACTCGAGCAAATTCAACAACAATTATTTGATGCAGGAGGAGATCTTGCAACCGAAGAAGGTAAGCGCGCCTATAAACTTACGAACGAGCCTGTTGCTTGGCTAGAAGACCGAATTGATATCTACGCCGACGAACCACCAGAAATTGAGAAATTCATCCTACCAGGCGGAACGCAAGCGGCTTCATTACTGCACATGGCTAGAACCGTAACAAGAAGAGCCGAACGCGAAATCGTTGGCATGCTAAAAATCGCTTCCAGCAACGAAGAAGTGTTAAAATACGTCAATCGCTTATCCGATTACTTTTTCGCTGTAGCCAGAGTCGTCAATTACCGCGCTGGCGAAACAGATATTTTCTACAAAAATTCTGAACTCGTTTTCCGCAATAAAAAGAAATAATAAAAAACCTCTCCAGACCTAAATCCGGAGAGGTTTTCCTTTTTAAAAGCGTTGAATTAAAAATACGCCAACGAGCATTAACAACACACCAATCATTCGGTAACGGTTAATCGGATGAGGAATAACCCCGAAAAAGCCAAAATGATCAATAATAAGCGCGATAATCATTTGCCCACAAAGAGCTAAAACAACTGTCATTGCCGAGCCGAGCAATGGTAAAAGTAAAATGTTAGATGTTACAAAGAGTACTCCAAGCGCACCGCCAGTGAAAACCCACCAAGGAATCCGACCGACCCCTTTCAGTTGAAAAGTCAAACGACGCTCCACAATTAAACAAACAATTGTAAGTAAAGTCGTCCCAACTAAAAAAGAAATAAATGATGCCACAAAAGGAGAACCGACAGTTAGCCGAAGTTGGCTATTAATCGACGTTTGAATCGGTGAAAGTAGTCCAGAAACAAGTCCCATTGCCATAAACAGTAATAATGATTTGGATGATCTTTTTGTCATGTTTTCTCCTCCTTTTAAAATCGTTGCATCAAGTAAATGCCGCCGAACATTAAAATAACACCAAGTAAACGTTCGATGTTAATTTCATGCATTGGTACTTGAAATAAACCAAAGTTATCAATTACAATAGCCATAATCATTTGTCCACAAACCGTAATCATTACAAGCAGGGCAGAACCAAGTCGCGGTAAGAGTAAAATATTAGCTGTTAAGAAAATAACGCCTAATGTTCCACCACCAACCCAGATATACCAAGGATTTGAGGCAATCATTTCTGATGATATTGGCCATGATTTTTGTGTAAATAAGCAAACAATAAGTAAAACCGTTGTTCCGACCATAAAAGAAACCCACGAAGCTAAAAACGGGGATTTCGTATATGTACTAAGTCGCGTATTAATGGCCGTTTGAACTGGTAATACCATCCCAGCTAACAGACCTGATACAATAAATAATATAATCAAAAATTTCCCTCCCTTTTATCACAATGAGATAATTATAAAATAAAAGAGGGGCAAAAAGATAGTATTTAATTCAAAGTGAGGTTTTTTTATGAAAATTCGTATTATCGGATCAGTTGGAAGCGGTAAAACGACGCTAGCCAAAAAACTTTCCGAGTGGCAACAAATCGACTATTTTGAAACCGACCGCATTGTTTGGAAACGAGAAGAGACGGAAGTAAGACGAACCGACGTCGAAAAGTCAGCCGTACTAAATAACATCCTCCAAAATGAAAACTGGATTATCGAAGGCGTTCATTTAGAAGAATGGACAAACGAAAGCATTACTCAAGCCGATATTGTCATTTTCCTTGATTTACCTAAAAACCAAATCCGTTCCCAACTAGTCAAACGCCAAATCA belongs to Listeria swaminathanii and includes:
- a CDS encoding energy-coupling factor ABC transporter permease, with the translated sequence MHIMEGFLPVKWAVFWLIVFIPFLVLGLMRIRKLIALDKNNKLLLALCAAFIFVLSALKIPSVTGSCSHPTGVGLATVMFGPLVVSVLGVIVLLFQALLLAHGGITTLGANAMSMAVIGPMVGFVVYKLARKLNCNKSVSIFLCAMTADLATYLTTSVQLGVVFPDPASGMMASILKFMAIFCVTQVPIAIAEGLLTVVMYNLISKNLPEKVAQLR
- a CDS encoding energy-coupling factor ABC transporter substrate-binding protein encodes the protein MKKININVILILLVVLLMVSPFFFNKTGEYGGSDGEAEAEITKIDPSYEPWFEPLYEPKSGEIESLLFTLQGCIGTGIIAYVIGVSRGKRKAETDVNH
- a CDS encoding energy-coupling factor ABC transporter transmembrane protein yields the protein MLTIDKYAYQNRWIAFSPSAKALFYVAILIVALTGPVLVQAILFLCMVPLTLYVVKIHFKQYLKWLLLPFSFLLFSLLSILISISKDPSSFLASISLGSFYLGISDVTITTATQVFFRSIACLAATYFFVLTVPVVQLTRVMKRIFIPKVLIELTILIYRFIFIFLEEAAAIRKAQSLRFGYHGIKNSYCSFGMLVNTLFNRVMKRYNEMVVTLDVKLYQGEFHI
- a CDS encoding ATP-binding cassette domain-containing protein, giving the protein MLKTEHISFQYEDGKQALTDVSIDLEKGNIIGLIGANGSGKSTLFMQLLGINKPTSGKVYFDGKPLSYDKKALFALRKKVSIVFQDPDQQIFYSNVRDDVAFALRNLGVSESEVESRVTNVLEIVGATEFQNKPVQYLSYGQKKRVAIAGALVLDTDWLLLDEPTAGLDPIGKKIMMEIIERLANQGKKILISSHDIDLIYEICDYVYMLKDGAVLTNGETSSVFLEKSNIEQAGLVQPWLIKLHQQAGYPLFKKEADFFAHTGKVTD
- a CDS encoding cobyric acid synthase, which gives rise to MVKQIMIQGTASDAGKSVLVAGLCRLFKNKGKRVVPFKSQNMSLNSFITATGDEMGRAQVFQAEAAGVFPDVRMNPVLLKPTNDRQSQVIFMGSILDNMDAVTYHDFKQTLIPKIQAVYQSLADENDIIVLEGAGSPAEINLNDRDIVNMGMAKMVDAPVVLVADIDKGGVFASIYGTIMLLKEEERARIKGVIINKFRGDVALLQPGIDMIEELTNVPVIGVIPYAHLQLEEEDSVSLSGKNYVPDSSALLDIAIICLPRISNFTDFHILEIQPEISVRYIRSLADFGNPDLVIIPGSKNTLEDMAFLEESGLKKAIQNYAENAGKVIGICGGYQMLGQKMLDPNQVESKQLEIAGLGLLDTETIFHDQKRTTQITGVTLSGEPVEGYEIHMGQTKRGENTNPFCEIKAVNSNQEIHQDGAISANKNIIGTYIHGIFDNAIFLGNLFNELLAHKNKSIYPHEIIKLKEHKEQEYNKLAALLEANIQMDQLEKIMKGEKICVSTPKPAIKE
- a CDS encoding cob(I)yrinic acid a,c-diamide adenosyltransferase; this translates as MRIYTKTGDKGMTRIIGGSKVSKDNIRIDAYGTLDELNSLIGYTITTLGSEPEIQAELEQIQQQLFDAGGDLATEEGKRAYKLTNEPVAWLEDRIDIYADEPPEIEKFILPGGTQAASLLHMARTVTRRAEREIVGMLKIASSNEEVLKYVNRLSDYFFAVARVVNYRAGETDIFYKNSELVFRNKKK
- a CDS encoding DMT family transporter; the encoded protein is MTKRSSKSLLLFMAMGLVSGLLSPIQTSINSQLRLTVGSPFVASFISFLVGTTLLTIVCLIVERRLTFQLKGVGRIPWWVFTGGALGVLFVTSNILLLPLLGSAMTVVLALCGQMIIALIIDHFGFFGVIPHPINRYRMIGVLLMLVGVFLIQRF
- a CDS encoding DMT family transporter, translated to MIILFIVSGLLAGMVLPVQTAINTRLSTYTKSPFLASWVSFMVGTTVLLIVCLFTQKSWPISSEMIASNPWYIWVGGGTLGVIFLTANILLLPRLGSALLVMITVCGQMIMAIVIDNFGLFQVPMHEINIERLLGVILMFGGIYLMQRF
- a CDS encoding AAA family ATPase; protein product: MKIRIIGSVGSGKTTLAKKLSEWQQIDYFETDRIVWKREETEVRRTDVEKSAVLNNILQNENWIIEGVHLEEWTNESITQADIVIFLDLPKNQIRSQLVKRQIKQILRLEAAHYPVRLKMLKKMFYWDKLFDQRTKPLITAKITQNPKKWLIIKEKAELQDIQENILQIISSR